In Halomonas alkalicola, the following proteins share a genomic window:
- a CDS encoding D-2-hydroxyacid dehydrogenase family protein, with translation MKIVIPDDYQDCVRTLEAFARLEGHEVTVFNDTVTDLDTLSARFRDAEALVLIRERTPITAELLARLPNLRVISQTGGGAAHVDLAACRERGVTVLAGTGSPHAAAELTWGLVLAAMRHIPEEAANLKAGRWQRTLGTGLKGRTLGIFGYGRIGQLMARYARAFEMEVLVWGREGTRQRAAEAGLEVAASQAALFERSDVLSLHLRLNDETRGIVTAEDLARMKPTALLVNTARAPLIAPGALEAALCEGRPGMAAADVFDDEPVIDHPLLEMPNFLGLPHLGYVEKDSYELYFGDAFDNLQAFAAGRPVKNLAA, from the coding sequence ATGAAGATAGTGATTCCCGACGACTACCAGGACTGCGTGCGCACCCTGGAGGCCTTCGCCAGGCTCGAGGGCCACGAGGTCACGGTGTTCAACGACACCGTCACCGACCTCGACACCCTGTCGGCGCGCTTCCGGGACGCCGAGGCGCTGGTGCTGATCCGCGAGCGCACGCCGATCACCGCCGAGCTGCTCGCTCGCCTGCCCAACCTCAGGGTGATCAGCCAGACCGGCGGCGGGGCCGCCCACGTGGACCTGGCCGCCTGCAGGGAACGAGGCGTCACGGTGCTGGCCGGCACCGGCTCGCCCCATGCCGCCGCCGAGCTCACCTGGGGACTGGTGCTGGCCGCCATGCGCCACATCCCCGAGGAGGCCGCCAACCTCAAGGCCGGCCGCTGGCAGCGCACCCTGGGCACCGGCCTCAAGGGGCGCACCCTGGGCATCTTCGGCTACGGCAGGATCGGCCAGCTGATGGCCCGCTACGCCCGGGCCTTCGAGATGGAGGTGCTGGTGTGGGGCCGCGAGGGCACCCGCCAGCGGGCCGCCGAGGCGGGCCTCGAGGTGGCCGCCAGCCAGGCGGCGCTCTTCGAGCGCAGCGACGTGCTGAGCCTGCACCTGCGCCTGAACGACGAGACCCGGGGCATCGTCACCGCCGAGGACCTGGCCCGCATGAAGCCCACCGCACTGCTGGTCAACACCGCCCGAGCGCCGCTGATCGCCCCGGGTGCCCTGGAGGCCGCCCTGTGCGAAGGCCGGCCCGGCATGGCCGCCGCGGACGTCTTCGACGACGAGCCGGTGATCGACCACCCGCTGCTGGAGATGCCCAACTTCCTCGGCCTCCCCCATCTGGGCTACGTGGAGAAGGACAGCTACGAGCTCTACTTCGGCGACGCCTTCGACAACCTGCAGGCCTTCGCCGCCGGCAGGCCGGTGAAAAACCTGGCCGCGTGA
- a CDS encoding TRAP transporter substrate-binding protein, whose product MKRLKTLTLAVAAAALATASLTAQARDFRLGLIPPPQHLWSTEAEAFAESLHERSGGEHSVSVYPAQQLGNEAQMVQQLQTGALDMAFLTIAEISNRIPDFGALYAPYLVDDVDHAARLLRSDTAAELLELMPAEVGLVGLGYGMVGMRQVLSRSPIENMDDMRGQRLRITPFEPIRDFYTATGAAPAPLPLLEVYDALANGQVDAIDMDFDSILILKFHEQARNLLISNHMMFPMVGVVSGRVWRELSAEDRELIETTMAEHLENVLAGFQQMDADQEAEIRGLDLNIVEADAEFFSEAIAEWEATWAEKAPMLEALREEAERLRQ is encoded by the coding sequence ATGAAACGACTCAAGACGCTGACCCTGGCCGTGGCCGCCGCTGCGCTTGCCACCGCTTCCCTGACCGCCCAGGCGCGGGACTTCCGCCTGGGGCTGATCCCCCCGCCGCAGCACCTGTGGAGCACCGAGGCCGAGGCCTTCGCCGAGAGCCTGCACGAGCGCTCCGGCGGCGAGCACAGCGTCAGCGTCTACCCGGCCCAGCAGCTCGGCAACGAGGCGCAGATGGTCCAGCAGCTGCAGACCGGCGCACTCGACATGGCCTTCCTGACCATCGCCGAGATCTCCAACCGCATCCCCGACTTCGGTGCCCTCTACGCCCCTTACCTGGTGGACGATGTGGACCACGCCGCGCGCCTGCTGCGCTCCGACACCGCCGCCGAGCTGCTCGAGCTGATGCCCGCCGAGGTGGGCCTGGTCGGGCTCGGCTACGGCATGGTGGGCATGCGCCAGGTGCTCTCCCGCAGCCCCATCGAGAACATGGACGACATGCGCGGTCAGCGTCTGCGCATCACCCCCTTCGAGCCCATCCGCGACTTCTACACCGCCACCGGCGCGGCCCCGGCGCCGCTGCCGCTGCTCGAGGTCTATGACGCCCTGGCCAACGGCCAGGTGGACGCCATCGACATGGACTTCGACTCGATCCTGATCCTCAAATTCCACGAGCAGGCGCGCAACCTGCTGATCTCCAACCATATGATGTTCCCGATGGTGGGCGTGGTCTCGGGCCGGGTGTGGCGCGAGCTCTCCGCGGAGGATCGCGAGCTGATCGAGACCACCATGGCCGAGCACCTGGAGAACGTGCTGGCCGGCTTCCAGCAGATGGACGCCGACCAGGAGGCTGAGATTCGCGGCCTGGACCTCAACATCGTCGAGGCCGACGCTGAGTTCTTCAGCGAGGCCATCGCCGAGTGGGAGGCCACCTGGGCCGAGAAGGCGCCGATGCTCGAGGCGCTGCGCGAGGAAGCCGAGCGCCTGCGCCAGTAA
- the recC gene encoding exodeoxyribonuclease V subunit gamma — MPALDDSALQPGFMVIHGNRLEALRGLAVEWMRRHPLGPLENETILVQSNGISQWLKLALAADESRGGAGIAAALDVSLPARFLWQAYRAVLGEEQVPPVSPFDKPRLVWRLMRLLPALLDAPVFAPLARFLEGDDDLRKRHQLAERLADLFDQYQVYRADWLTAWATGEDVLITARGEARPLAEEQRWQAELWRALRDDIARAHGEAGLASSRAAVHERFLEACRELGERPPGLPRRVIVFGISSLPAQTLEALAAVARVSQVLLYVHNPCRHYWADIIEHKDLLRAERKRQRRRPGMPADLAETELHLHAQPLLAAWGKQGRDYLRLLDEFDEQQAYRGLFEGEALRIDLFDSPLHHNAEPSLLRQLQDDILELRPLAESRATWPAVDPARDRSLRFQVAHSALREVEILHDQLLAAFSEDPTLKPRDILVMVPDVDQYAAAVQAVFGRLDPDDPRHIPFTLSDQASRHRLPLLIALESLLRLPELRLSVSDLLDLLEVPAVRARFAVPESGLPTLRRWIEGAGIRWGLDARQRQSLDLPGGMAANTWAFGLRRLLLGYAVGDAADGPWQGVEPYDDIGGLEAALAGPLVSLIDTLEAQWQTLAEPCDVATWGERLRELLAACFLADSDQDLMALTRLEQALDAWQESAEEAGLSEPLPLSVVREHWLAQVDEASLSQRFLAGAVNIATLMPMRAIPFRHVCLLGMNDADYPRVQRPLDIDLMAQDYRPGDRSRREDDRYLFLEALLSARDRLSISWVGRSIVDNTEQPPSVLLGQLRDHLARGWRLAGQEVEDGGKALLAALTTEHPLQPFSIEYFREGSSLTTYAHEWRELHLPGDERAPPEPVPLAPFRQEAPLTLAQLGAFLRAPVQAFTTTRLKVFLELDAMERLDHEPFTLGGLDHWQLQHALIEASRAAVEAGEPHEPAMLATLERLERQGRLAMGGFAERMRDSLVEPMESLFADYRQVLDEWPHAMEEPLTVSLDLREALGEGADESPSGGLALEDWLGELRVNDAMERCRVLLTTSSLVNKGKYHWKHWLGPWVAHLAGQLEGPMTTRLLSRAGGGTLAPLPAEEARARLADIAAAWQHGMATPPPLPRDTAFAWLEKGGSPAAMARCLAGTASEEDDKAWKAASTVFYGSGFNNDHGERGRDPYLLRQWPELEEMVRSPEGGGFAELAERLYAPLLRAVKKPKEKNRKGKGGKA; from the coding sequence ATGCCCGCCCTCGACGATTCCGCCCTGCAGCCCGGTTTCATGGTGATCCACGGCAACCGCCTGGAGGCGCTGCGCGGCCTCGCGGTGGAGTGGATGCGCCGCCACCCGCTGGGGCCGCTGGAGAACGAGACGATCCTGGTGCAGAGCAACGGCATCAGCCAGTGGCTGAAGCTCGCCCTGGCCGCGGACGAATCCCGGGGCGGCGCCGGCATCGCCGCGGCGCTCGACGTCAGCCTGCCGGCGCGCTTCCTGTGGCAGGCCTACCGGGCCGTGCTGGGAGAGGAGCAGGTGCCGCCGGTCTCGCCCTTCGACAAGCCGCGGCTGGTGTGGCGGCTGATGCGCCTGCTGCCCGCCCTGCTGGACGCCCCCGTGTTCGCCCCCCTGGCACGCTTCCTGGAAGGCGACGACGACCTGCGCAAGCGCCACCAGCTGGCCGAGCGCCTGGCCGACCTCTTCGACCAGTACCAGGTCTACCGCGCCGACTGGCTCACCGCCTGGGCCACGGGCGAGGATGTGCTGATCACCGCCCGCGGCGAGGCGCGCCCGCTCGCCGAGGAGCAGCGCTGGCAGGCCGAGCTGTGGCGCGCCCTGCGCGACGACATCGCCCGGGCCCATGGCGAGGCGGGGCTGGCCTCCAGCCGCGCGGCGGTACACGAGCGCTTCCTCGAAGCCTGCCGGGAGCTGGGCGAGCGCCCGCCAGGCCTGCCCCGCCGGGTGATCGTCTTCGGCATCTCTTCGCTGCCCGCCCAGACCCTGGAGGCGCTGGCCGCCGTGGCGCGGGTCAGCCAGGTGCTGCTCTACGTGCACAACCCCTGCCGCCACTACTGGGCGGACATCATCGAGCACAAGGATCTTCTCAGGGCCGAAAGGAAGCGCCAGCGGCGCCGCCCCGGCATGCCGGCGGACCTGGCCGAGACCGAGCTGCACCTCCACGCCCAGCCGCTGCTGGCCGCCTGGGGCAAGCAGGGCCGCGACTACCTGCGCCTGCTGGACGAGTTCGACGAGCAGCAGGCCTACCGCGGCCTCTTCGAAGGCGAGGCGCTGCGCATCGACCTCTTCGACTCCCCTCTCCACCACAACGCCGAGCCCAGCCTGCTGCGCCAGCTCCAGGACGATATCCTCGAGCTGCGCCCGCTGGCCGAGAGCCGCGCCACCTGGCCCGCCGTGGACCCGGCTCGCGACCGCTCGCTGCGCTTCCAGGTGGCCCACAGCGCCCTGCGTGAGGTGGAGATCCTCCACGACCAGCTGCTCGCCGCCTTCAGCGAGGACCCGACCCTCAAGCCCCGGGACATCCTGGTGATGGTGCCCGACGTGGACCAGTACGCCGCCGCGGTGCAAGCGGTGTTCGGCCGCCTCGACCCCGACGACCCGCGCCATATCCCCTTCACCCTCTCCGACCAGGCCAGTCGCCACCGCCTGCCGCTGCTGATCGCGCTGGAGTCGCTGCTGCGCCTGCCGGAACTGCGCCTCTCGGTGAGCGACCTGCTCGACCTGCTGGAGGTGCCGGCGGTGCGCGCCCGCTTCGCCGTCCCCGAGAGCGGCCTGCCCACCCTGCGCCGCTGGATCGAGGGCGCCGGCATCCGCTGGGGGCTTGACGCCCGCCAGCGCCAGAGCCTCGACCTGCCGGGCGGCATGGCCGCCAACACCTGGGCCTTCGGTCTGCGCCGGCTGCTGCTGGGCTATGCGGTGGGCGATGCCGCCGACGGCCCCTGGCAGGGGGTGGAGCCCTATGACGACATCGGCGGGCTGGAGGCGGCGCTGGCCGGCCCCCTGGTCAGCCTGATCGACACCCTGGAGGCCCAGTGGCAGACCCTCGCCGAGCCCTGCGACGTGGCCACCTGGGGCGAGCGCCTGCGCGAGCTGCTGGCGGCCTGCTTCCTGGCCGACTCCGACCAGGACCTGATGGCGCTGACCCGGCTGGAGCAGGCGCTGGACGCCTGGCAGGAGAGCGCCGAGGAGGCCGGGCTCAGCGAGCCCCTGCCGCTCTCGGTGGTGCGCGAGCACTGGCTCGCCCAGGTGGACGAGGCGAGCCTCTCCCAGCGCTTCCTGGCCGGGGCGGTGAACATCGCCACCCTGATGCCGATGCGCGCCATCCCCTTCCGCCACGTCTGCCTGCTGGGCATGAACGACGCCGACTACCCGCGGGTCCAGCGCCCGCTGGACATCGACCTGATGGCCCAGGACTACCGCCCCGGCGACCGCTCCCGCCGCGAGGACGACCGCTACCTCTTCCTGGAGGCGCTGCTCTCGGCCCGGGACCGGCTGAGCATCAGCTGGGTGGGACGCAGCATCGTCGACAACACCGAGCAGCCCCCCTCGGTGCTGCTCGGCCAGCTGCGCGACCACCTGGCCCGCGGCTGGCGGCTGGCAGGGCAGGAAGTGGAGGACGGCGGCAAGGCACTGCTGGCGGCGCTGACCACCGAGCACCCGCTGCAGCCCTTCAGCATCGAGTACTTCCGCGAAGGTTCTTCATTGACCACCTACGCTCACGAGTGGCGCGAGTTGCACCTGCCCGGCGACGAGCGCGCGCCGCCCGAACCGGTGCCACTGGCCCCCTTCCGCCAGGAGGCCCCGCTGACCCTGGCCCAGCTGGGCGCCTTCCTCAGGGCGCCGGTACAGGCCTTCACCACCACCCGGCTCAAGGTCTTCCTGGAGCTCGATGCCATGGAGCGCCTCGATCACGAGCCCTTCACCCTCGGCGGCCTCGACCACTGGCAGCTGCAGCATGCGCTGATCGAGGCGAGCCGCGCCGCGGTGGAGGCTGGCGAACCCCATGAGCCCGCCATGCTGGCCACCCTCGAGCGTCTCGAGCGCCAGGGGCGCCTGGCCATGGGCGGATTCGCCGAGCGCATGCGCGACTCCCTCGTCGAGCCCATGGAGAGCCTCTTCGCCGACTACCGCCAGGTGCTCGACGAGTGGCCCCACGCCATGGAGGAACCCCTCACCGTCTCGCTGGACCTTCGCGAGGCGCTGGGCGAAGGGGCCGATGAGAGTCCGAGCGGCGGCCTGGCCCTGGAGGACTGGCTGGGCGAGCTGCGCGTCAACGACGCCATGGAGCGCTGCCGGGTGCTGCTCACCACCAGCAGCCTGGTCAACAAGGGCAAATACCACTGGAAGCACTGGCTCGGCCCCTGGGTGGCCCACCTGGCCGGCCAGCTGGAGGGCCCCATGACCACCCGGCTGCTCTCCCGCGCCGGCGGCGGCACCCTGGCCCCGCTGCCCGCCGAGGAGGCCCGCGCGCGGCTGGCCGATATCGCCGCGGCCTGGCAGCACGGCATGGCCACCCCCCCGCCCCTGCCCCGGGACACCGCCTTCGCCTGGCTGGAGAAGGGCGGGAGCCCCGCGGCCATGGCCCGCTGCCTCGCCGGCACGGCAAGCGAGGAGGACGACAAGGCCTGGAAGGCCGCCAGCACCGTCTTCTACGGCAGCGGCTTCAACAACGACCACGGCGAGCGCGGCCGCGACCCCTACCTGCTGCGCCAGTGGCCGGAGCTGGAGGAGATGGTCCGGTCGCCGGAGGGCGGCGGCTTCGCCGAGCTGGCCGAGCGGCTCTACGCCCCGCTGCTACGCGCGGTGAAGAAGCCGAAGGAGAAGAACCGCAAGGGCAAGGGAGGCAAGGCATGA
- the recB gene encoding exodeoxyribonuclease V subunit beta, whose amino-acid sequence MSTDNQTPANLDPIHLPLTGSRLIEASAGTGKTFTIALLYVRLVLGPRDEADAESFPRALTPPEILVVTFTNAATRELRDRIRARLMEAAEAFQSGTDPHSSKAAEESTEGAPGAGHRGGPMPGMASVAPREGFTAPPQRPVSGKAPSMTGDLFAEPPVDNSEAVDRSHGNTPGGDPLLALRDSYPRERWPACARRLQLAAEWMDEAAVSTIHSWCHRMLREHAFESGSLFSLEMNLDQSELELEVARDYWRSFYYALDAEALAVVTCYWETPDALAEDVRRLQGDAELLPDAPPPAGALATLQAERTRVLAELKAPWPAWLDELTEQLESAAAAKAFDQRKLNSRSRIDWLAKLRDWAQDPELATPALTDAAWKRLTPEGMAEIWKQGEPLDHPALHALVALPEQLEALPSAHADLLAHAVRWMSERRERVQQRRAELGPDDLLERLDRAFAGPAGGALAEHVRRQFPVALVDEFQDTDPVQYRLFDHVYRLAEAPDPDNPGAVLLIGDPKQAIYAFRGADIHTYLQARRDTVGRHVTLGTNFRSSTAMVEAVNRVFRFAETHPAGRGAFLFRSPEGGNPVPFLPVAAKGRKDALTRDGKPLPAMTLWHLSAQGDDAEKGISKGAYFKEMAARCATRMAELLREGQQGRTGFGAPDEPFRPLKPSDLAVLVNNGNEAKAIRGALLERGIKSVYLSDKEGVFETPAALELEVWLAACAEPDSERRLHAALAMPSVGLSLAELDALQHDELAWEARVLQFRGYHRQWQRQGVLPMLHRLLADFAVPTRLLRSPSGERHLTDLLHLGELLQQASAELDGEHALLRHLSEARAHPPQQADTHRLRLESDADLVQVITIHKSKGLEYPLVFLPFICAFREKKATDLPLTWHDAAGRRHLSLEPDETVLARADDERLGEDLRKLYVALTRARHATWLGIAPLKGFERSAIGQVLTAGAPLSSPSTDGLLEALFPLAQGAAETELKVEPAPEPNDQMVPSEANDEALREALTPARRAREHWWIASYSALRLGGERIGDEEAPALLEEPESALSTEPALLEEPESALEATAREMRDEPSDPASAPLPVSDASLHRFPRGPAAGTFLHGLLEWAGAEGFARLVAEPERLNDTLARRANLRGWRERIPALQAWLRGLLACELPVPNAPEGPVSPLRLDRLESAHYQVELEFWFAAHRVDTTRLDALVSAHTLGGAERPALERDRLNGMLKGFIDLVVEHEGRFYVLDWKSNYLGRDDEAYSEAAMAEAVREKRYDLQYCLYLLALHRLLKARLPGYDIDRHLGGALYVFLRGQHAPSRGVHHERPPRVLIEALDALFRDADATPEEQP is encoded by the coding sequence ATGAGCACCGATAACCAGACGCCAGCCAACTTGGACCCGATCCACCTGCCGCTCACCGGCAGCCGGCTGATCGAGGCCAGCGCCGGCACCGGCAAGACCTTCACCATCGCCCTGCTCTACGTGCGCCTGGTGCTGGGCCCCCGGGACGAGGCCGACGCCGAGAGCTTCCCCCGCGCCCTCACCCCCCCGGAGATCCTGGTGGTGACCTTCACCAACGCCGCCACCCGGGAGCTGCGCGACCGCATCCGCGCCCGGCTGATGGAGGCCGCCGAGGCGTTTCAATCGGGGACAGACCCTCATTCAAGCAAGGCTGCAGAAGAATCCACCGAAGGGGCGCCTGGGGCAGGTCATCGCGGAGGTCCTATGCCAGGGATGGCATCGGTAGCGCCCAGGGAGGGGTTCACAGCGCCTCCGCAGAGACCTGTCTCAGGGAAAGCCCCGTCCATGACAGGGGACCTCTTCGCCGAACCACCGGTGGATAACTCAGAGGCGGTGGACAGGTCGCACGGCAATACGCCGGGCGGCGACCCGCTGCTCGCCCTGCGAGACAGCTATCCCCGCGAGCGCTGGCCGGCCTGCGCCCGCCGCCTGCAGCTCGCCGCCGAGTGGATGGACGAGGCCGCGGTCTCCACCATCCACTCCTGGTGCCACCGCATGCTGCGCGAGCACGCCTTCGAGAGCGGCAGCCTCTTCTCGCTCGAGATGAACCTCGACCAGTCGGAGCTCGAGCTGGAGGTGGCCCGGGACTACTGGCGCAGCTTCTACTACGCCCTGGACGCCGAGGCCCTCGCGGTGGTCACCTGCTACTGGGAGACCCCCGACGCCCTGGCCGAGGACGTCCGCCGCCTGCAGGGCGACGCCGAGCTGCTGCCCGACGCCCCTCCCCCCGCCGGGGCACTGGCCACCCTGCAGGCCGAACGCACCCGGGTGCTCGCCGAGCTCAAGGCGCCCTGGCCCGCCTGGCTGGATGAGCTCACCGAACAACTGGAGAGCGCCGCCGCCGCCAAGGCCTTCGACCAGCGCAAGCTCAACAGCAGAAGCCGCATCGACTGGCTGGCGAAGCTGCGCGACTGGGCCCAGGACCCAGAGCTCGCCACCCCCGCGCTCACCGACGCCGCCTGGAAGCGCCTGACGCCCGAGGGCATGGCCGAGATCTGGAAGCAGGGCGAGCCGCTGGACCACCCCGCCCTGCACGCCCTGGTCGCGCTGCCCGAACAACTCGAGGCCCTGCCCAGCGCCCACGCCGACCTGCTGGCTCACGCCGTGCGCTGGATGAGCGAACGGCGCGAGCGCGTGCAGCAGCGCCGCGCCGAGCTCGGCCCCGACGACCTGCTCGAGCGCCTCGACCGCGCCTTCGCCGGCCCCGCCGGCGGGGCGCTGGCCGAGCACGTGCGCCGCCAGTTCCCGGTGGCCCTGGTGGACGAGTTCCAGGACACCGACCCGGTGCAGTACCGGCTCTTCGACCACGTCTACCGCCTGGCCGAGGCCCCCGACCCCGACAACCCCGGTGCCGTCCTGCTGATCGGCGACCCCAAGCAGGCGATCTACGCCTTCCGCGGCGCGGATATCCACACCTACCTGCAGGCGCGCCGCGACACCGTCGGTCGCCATGTGACGCTCGGCACCAACTTCCGCTCCTCCACCGCCATGGTGGAGGCGGTCAACCGGGTGTTCCGCTTCGCCGAGACCCACCCCGCCGGCCGCGGCGCCTTCCTGTTCCGCTCCCCCGAGGGGGGCAACCCTGTGCCTTTTTTACCGGTGGCAGCTAAAGGCAGGAAGGATGCCCTGACCCGCGACGGCAAGCCGCTGCCCGCCATGACGCTTTGGCACCTTTCGGCCCAGGGCGACGATGCCGAGAAGGGCATAAGCAAGGGCGCCTACTTCAAGGAGATGGCCGCGCGCTGCGCCACCCGGATGGCCGAGCTTCTGCGCGAGGGCCAGCAGGGCCGCACCGGCTTCGGCGCGCCCGACGAGCCCTTCCGGCCCCTGAAACCGTCGGATCTCGCCGTGCTGGTCAACAACGGCAACGAGGCGAAGGCGATCCGCGGTGCGCTGCTCGAACGCGGCATCAAGAGCGTCTACCTCTCCGACAAGGAGGGGGTCTTCGAGACCCCGGCGGCCCTGGAGCTGGAGGTGTGGCTGGCCGCCTGCGCCGAGCCCGACAGCGAACGGCGCTTGCACGCCGCCCTGGCCATGCCCAGCGTCGGGCTATCGCTCGCCGAGCTCGACGCCCTGCAGCACGACGAGCTGGCCTGGGAGGCGCGCGTGCTGCAGTTCCGGGGCTACCACCGGCAGTGGCAGCGCCAGGGCGTGCTGCCCATGCTGCACCGGCTGCTGGCCGACTTCGCCGTGCCCACCCGGCTGCTCAGGAGCCCGAGTGGCGAGCGGCATCTCACCGATCTGCTGCATCTCGGCGAGCTGCTCCAGCAGGCCAGCGCCGAGCTCGACGGCGAGCACGCCCTGCTGCGCCACCTGAGCGAGGCCCGCGCCCATCCACCCCAGCAGGCCGATACGCACCGCCTGCGCCTGGAGAGCGATGCCGACCTGGTACAGGTGATCACCATCCACAAGTCCAAGGGGCTGGAGTACCCGCTGGTCTTCCTGCCCTTCATCTGCGCCTTCCGCGAGAAGAAGGCCACCGACCTGCCGCTCACCTGGCACGACGCGGCGGGCCGACGCCACCTCTCGCTGGAACCCGACGAGACCGTGCTAGCCCGCGCCGACGACGAGCGCCTGGGTGAGGACCTGCGCAAGCTCTACGTGGCCCTGACCCGCGCCCGCCACGCCACCTGGCTGGGCATCGCCCCGCTCAAGGGGTTCGAGCGCAGCGCCATCGGCCAGGTGCTCACCGCCGGGGCACCGCTCTCGTCACCCTCGACGGACGGCCTGCTCGAGGCCCTCTTCCCCCTCGCCCAGGGCGCGGCGGAGACGGAGCTCAAGGTCGAGCCGGCGCCGGAGCCGAATGACCAGATGGTGCCCAGCGAGGCGAACGACGAGGCCCTGCGCGAGGCGCTCACTCCGGCGCGCCGCGCCCGGGAGCACTGGTGGATCGCCAGCTACTCGGCGCTGCGCCTGGGCGGAGAGCGCATTGGTGATGAAGAAGCACCCGCCCTTCTGGAAGAACCCGAAAGCGCTCTCTCCACAGAGCCCGCCCTTCTGGAAGAACCTGAAAGCGCTCTCGAAGCCACCGCCCGGGAGATGCGTGACGAGCCCAGTGACCCGGCCAGCGCGCCGCTGCCGGTGAGTGATGCCTCGCTTCACCGCTTCCCCCGGGGGCCGGCGGCGGGCACCTTCCTGCACGGCCTGCTGGAGTGGGCCGGCGCCGAGGGCTTCGCCCGGCTGGTCGCGGAGCCCGAGCGGCTGAACGACACCCTGGCGCGGCGCGCCAACCTGCGCGGCTGGCGCGAGCGCATCCCGGCGCTGCAGGCCTGGCTGCGGGGGCTGCTGGCCTGCGAGCTGCCAGTGCCGAACGCCCCCGAGGGGCCGGTGTCGCCGCTGCGGCTGGACCGGTTGGAGAGCGCTCACTATCAGGTGGAGCTGGAGTTCTGGTTTGCCGCCCACCGGGTCGACACCACCCGACTGGACGCCCTCGTAAGCGCTCACACACTGGGCGGCGCCGAGCGCCCGGCGCTGGAGCGCGACCGGCTCAACGGCATGCTCAAGGGCTTCATCGACCTGGTGGTGGAGCACGAGGGGCGCTTCTACGTGCTGGACTGGAAGTCCAACTACCTGGGCCGCGACGACGAGGCCTACTCAGAGGCGGCCATGGCGGAGGCGGTGCGCGAGAAGCGCTATGACCTGCAGTACTGCCTCTACCTGCTGGCCCTGCACCGCCTGCTGAAGGCGCGGCTGCCCGGCTACGACATCGACCGCCATCTGGGTGGGGCGCTCTACGTCTTCCTGCGTGGCCAGCACGCCCCCTCCCGCGGCGTGCACCACGAGCGCCCGCCCCGGGTGCTGATCGAAGCACTCGACGCCCTGTTCCGCGATGCCGATGCCACCCCGGAGGAGCAGCCATGA
- a CDS encoding TRAP transporter small permease, whose product MLSRLSDRLAYLEEIAAAALAAAVTLLILVNVAFRAAGSPLYWISELAIYAMIWMTFLIASAVLKRRQSISVTLVSDLVPGFGHRLLMAAVDLAVLLFAVLLLWLCWRWYQPLALAQAGFDFRAFQGETFNFIYAENTSTLGIRKFWVWLIVPWFALSLTFHGLVNLGGALRGLRDPGQAPPEAMP is encoded by the coding sequence ATGCTGTCACGCCTCTCCGACCGCCTGGCCTACCTGGAGGAGATCGCCGCCGCCGCCCTCGCGGCGGCGGTCACCCTGCTGATCCTCGTCAACGTGGCCTTCCGCGCCGCGGGCAGCCCCCTCTATTGGATCAGCGAGCTGGCCATCTACGCCATGATCTGGATGACCTTCCTGATCGCCAGTGCGGTGCTCAAGCGCCGCCAGAGCATCTCGGTCACCCTGGTCAGCGACCTGGTGCCTGGCTTCGGCCATCGGCTGCTGATGGCCGCGGTCGATCTCGCCGTGCTGCTGTTCGCGGTGCTGCTGCTGTGGCTCTGCTGGCGCTGGTACCAGCCGCTGGCCCTGGCCCAGGCGGGCTTCGACTTCCGCGCCTTCCAGGGCGAGACCTTCAACTTCATCTATGCCGAGAACACCTCGACGCTCGGCATCAGGAAGTTCTGGGTGTGGCTGATCGTGCCCTGGTTCGCGCTCTCGCTGACCTTCCACGGCCTGGTCAACCTGGGTGGCGCCCTGCGCGGGCTGCGTGATCCGGGGCAGGCACCCCCGGAGGCGATGCCATGA
- a CDS encoding flavin reductase family protein: MSDYLLEEHALSPGKIYRLLSGSICPRPIAWVSTLDAAGNANLAPFSFFNVVSVNPPVLGFSPLLDGDANPKDTIRNLGEVGECVVHISGEGLVTEMNATSAGLEHGDDEFIHAGLEKVAMAGVSVPRVAGAPVAFGCRLREIIRFGDQPLAGNLVLAEVVSIHIDDALWDGRHVDAEGLRPIGRMAGNDYARCTDLFEVERPASGSSLSAQQRGGRPS, encoded by the coding sequence ATGAGTGACTACCTGCTGGAAGAACACGCCCTGAGCCCGGGCAAGATCTACCGCCTGCTCTCGGGCAGCATCTGCCCGCGGCCCATTGCCTGGGTCTCGACCCTGGACGCGGCCGGCAACGCCAACCTGGCGCCCTTCTCGTTCTTCAACGTGGTCAGCGTCAACCCCCCGGTGCTGGGCTTCTCGCCGCTGCTCGACGGCGATGCCAACCCCAAGGACACCATCCGCAACCTCGGCGAGGTGGGGGAGTGCGTGGTGCATATCAGCGGCGAGGGGCTGGTGACGGAGATGAACGCCACCAGCGCGGGGCTCGAGCACGGCGACGACGAGTTCATCCACGCGGGGCTCGAGAAGGTGGCCATGGCCGGCGTCTCGGTGCCGCGGGTGGCGGGGGCGCCGGTGGCCTTCGGCTGCCGTCTGCGCGAGATCATCCGCTTCGGCGACCAGCCCCTGGCCGGCAACCTGGTGCTGGCCGAGGTGGTGTCGATCCACATCGACGACGCCCTGTGGGACGGCCGCCACGTGGATGCCGAGGGGCTCAGGCCCATCGGGCGCATGGCGGGCAACGACTACGCCCGCTGCACCGACCTCTTCGAGGTGGAGCGCCCCGCCTCGGGCAGCTCCCTGAGCGCACAGCAGCGCGGCGGCCGGCCCTCCTGA